A portion of the Achromobacter sp. MFA1 R4 genome contains these proteins:
- a CDS encoding PIG-L deacetylase family protein: MERQKNGLVVSAHSADFVWRAGGAIALYAKRGWKMTVVCLSFGERGESAKLWKQPGMTLEKVKADRRDEARLAADILGADIRFMDCGDYPLRVSDEALFELVDVYRELQPEFVLTHSQKDPYNFDHPLATHVAQEARVIAQAHGHHPEQAVLGAPPVFLFEPHQPEQCEWKPEVLLDISEVWDQKRRAFETMAAQEHLWEYYTRVALQRGVQASRNSNLKIQYAEGYQRVFPQVTGELA, from the coding sequence ATGGAACGGCAAAAGAACGGGCTGGTCGTCAGCGCACACTCCGCGGATTTCGTCTGGCGCGCGGGCGGCGCCATCGCCCTGTACGCCAAGCGCGGCTGGAAGATGACCGTGGTGTGCCTGTCGTTCGGCGAGCGTGGCGAATCCGCCAAGCTGTGGAAGCAGCCCGGCATGACGCTGGAAAAAGTGAAGGCAGACCGCCGCGACGAAGCGCGCCTTGCGGCCGACATCCTGGGCGCGGACATCCGCTTCATGGATTGCGGCGACTATCCGCTGCGCGTGTCGGACGAGGCGCTCTTTGAACTGGTCGACGTCTATCGCGAGCTGCAGCCGGAATTCGTGCTGACCCACTCGCAAAAAGACCCCTACAACTTCGACCACCCGCTGGCCACGCACGTCGCGCAGGAAGCCCGCGTGATCGCGCAGGCGCACGGCCACCATCCCGAACAGGCGGTATTGGGCGCACCGCCCGTGTTCCTGTTCGAGCCGCATCAGCCCGAACAATGCGAATGGAAGCCCGAGGTCCTGCTGGACATCTCCGAGGTCTGGGACCAGAAGCGCCGCGCCTTTGAAACCATGGCCGCGCAGGAACACCTGTGGGAGTACTACACGCGCGTCGCCCTGCAGCGCGGTGTCCAGGCCTCGCGCAACTCGAACTTGAAGATCCAGTACGCCGAAGGCTACCAGCGCGTGTTTCCCCAAGTCACCGGGGAACTGGCATGA
- a CDS encoding tripartite tricarboxylate transporter substrate binding protein, translating into MKAFVPSRPRRALVTAAGLGALLAAAALAPLPAAAQAAFPDKPIRIVVPYAAGGGVDIVTRLVSQKMGEALKQTIIVDNRPGAATNIGMDMVARAQADGYTLLTASNTLAANGALFSKLTFDPAHDFTPVGAIGYAPLAVVVPIQSPFKTLKDLTDYGRANPDKLTYASAGNGSSGHLASELLKRESGMKALHVPYKGGSPAVTDLLGQRISFMSINPLEVVSHVKAGKLRALAVLDDEPAAMLPEVPTVVSQGLPGAMATVWWGLIGPKDLPPEVTAKLNAALQAALKDPDVKKRFGEMGAVVTPGTDKQFGAFVAAETTKWTKVIQDAGIKAD; encoded by the coding sequence ATGAAGGCTTTCGTCCCGTCGCGGCCTCGCCGCGCCCTGGTCACCGCCGCGGGTTTGGGCGCGCTGCTCGCCGCCGCCGCGCTGGCGCCGCTGCCGGCCGCCGCCCAGGCCGCCTTTCCCGACAAGCCGATCCGCATCGTCGTGCCGTACGCCGCGGGCGGCGGCGTGGACATCGTCACCCGCCTCGTCAGCCAGAAAATGGGCGAGGCCCTCAAGCAGACCATCATCGTCGACAACCGCCCTGGCGCGGCCACCAACATCGGCATGGACATGGTTGCCCGGGCCCAGGCCGACGGCTACACCCTGCTGACGGCCTCCAACACGCTGGCCGCCAACGGCGCCCTGTTCTCCAAGCTGACGTTCGATCCCGCCCACGATTTCACGCCGGTCGGCGCGATCGGCTACGCCCCGCTGGCCGTGGTGGTGCCCATCCAGTCGCCCTTCAAGACCTTGAAGGACCTGACCGACTACGGCCGCGCAAATCCCGACAAGCTGACCTATGCGTCGGCGGGCAACGGCAGCTCGGGCCACCTGGCCAGCGAACTGCTCAAGCGCGAAAGCGGCATGAAGGCGCTGCACGTGCCCTACAAGGGCGGCTCGCCGGCGGTCACGGACCTGTTGGGACAGCGCATCTCCTTCATGTCCATCAACCCGCTCGAAGTCGTCTCGCACGTCAAGGCGGGCAAGCTGCGCGCCTTGGCCGTGCTGGACGACGAACCGGCCGCCATGCTGCCCGAGGTGCCCACGGTGGTCTCGCAGGGCTTGCCGGGCGCGATGGCGACGGTGTGGTGGGGCCTGATCGGTCCCAAGGATCTGCCGCCCGAGGTCACTGCCAAGCTCAACGCCGCGCTGCAGGCCGCACTGAAAGACCCCGACGTCAAAAAGCGTTTTGGCGAAATGGGCGCGGTCGTCACGCCGGGCACGGACAAACAGTTCGGCGCGTTCGTCGCGGCGGAAACCACCAAATGGACCAAGGTCATCCAGGACGCGGGCATCAAGGCGGACTAG
- a CDS encoding LysR family transcriptional regulator, with translation MDFRQLRYFVAVAEELSFSQAARRLHVSQPPLSLQIKALEEELGSPLLTRTSRSVELTQAGALFLEQARRALAHLERAGEVVRQSALGETGEIRVAFTASVPMFEAFPRIVHAFRTDFPGVGVDLSHQSTGQQLRALASKDIDVGFLRPSILFVAPPNIATVPLWTDRLMAALPQSHPLARRSAPLSMTDLADESFILFPRGLGCGLFDHVGVLASRAGFAPQVGQEAREGATIIGLVAAGMGISILPDTYMKTGIPGVAYRELDTPDAQSQVLLAYRSEDGSPLVQRFREAAVAVR, from the coding sequence ATGGATTTCCGCCAACTGCGCTACTTCGTCGCCGTCGCCGAGGAACTGAGCTTCAGCCAGGCCGCCCGCAGGCTGCACGTCAGCCAGCCGCCGCTCAGCCTGCAGATCAAGGCCCTGGAGGAAGAACTGGGGTCGCCCCTGCTGACGCGCACGAGCCGCAGCGTGGAACTGACGCAGGCCGGCGCGCTGTTCCTGGAGCAGGCGCGCCGGGCGCTGGCCCACCTGGAACGGGCCGGCGAAGTCGTGCGGCAATCGGCGCTGGGCGAAACCGGCGAAATCCGCGTGGCATTCACCGCGTCGGTGCCGATGTTCGAGGCCTTTCCCCGCATCGTTCACGCGTTCCGCACGGACTTTCCCGGCGTGGGCGTGGACCTGAGCCACCAGTCCACCGGCCAGCAATTGCGCGCACTGGCGTCCAAGGACATCGACGTGGGATTTCTGCGGCCGTCGATCCTGTTCGTTGCGCCGCCCAACATTGCAACGGTGCCGCTCTGGACCGACCGCCTGATGGCCGCCCTGCCGCAATCGCATCCGTTGGCGCGGCGCAGCGCGCCGCTGTCCATGACGGACCTGGCGGACGAGTCTTTTATCCTGTTTCCCCGCGGACTGGGCTGCGGCCTGTTCGACCACGTGGGCGTGCTGGCCAGCCGCGCGGGCTTTGCGCCGCAAGTGGGCCAGGAGGCCCGCGAAGGCGCGACCATCATCGGCCTGGTGGCGGCGGGCATGGGCATTTCCATCCTGCCGGATACCTACATGAAGACGGGCATCCCCGGCGTGGCCTATCGTGAACTGGACACGCCCGACGCCCAAAGCCAGGTCCTGCTGGCGTATCGTTCCGAAGACGGTTCCCCGCTGGTGCAGCGGTTCCGCGAGGCCGCCGTGGCCGTGCGGTAA
- a CDS encoding DMT family transporter, whose protein sequence is MTLRLFALTLFAMLAFAGNSLLCRVALTQTAIDPTTFVALRIGSGALMLWLVLRARRDRSRLEGTWAGALALFAYALAFSFAYTHIPAGTGALLLFGAIQISMVLYGFLIGERLSAVQGMGITLAIAGLVALMLPGMGAPPLFYGFLMIVSGVAWSVYSLLGRGTKHPAAATAGNFIRATPVALALFAAQLAASHTRFDATGAAYAVASGAVTSGLGYILWYAALKQLSVTRAATVQLSVPVLAAFGGTLFLDEPLTGVLVIASTLVLAGVALVIRTPRPA, encoded by the coding sequence ATGACATTGCGCCTGTTCGCCCTGACCCTTTTCGCCATGCTGGCCTTTGCCGGCAATTCCCTGCTGTGCCGGGTTGCGCTTACGCAGACGGCCATCGATCCCACGACGTTTGTCGCCCTGCGCATCGGGTCCGGCGCCTTGATGCTGTGGCTGGTGCTGCGCGCCCGCCGCGACCGCTCGCGCCTCGAAGGCACCTGGGCGGGCGCGCTGGCCCTGTTTGCATATGCGCTGGCGTTTTCTTTTGCCTATACGCATATTCCTGCCGGGACCGGCGCGCTGCTGCTGTTCGGGGCGATCCAGATCAGCATGGTCCTGTATGGCTTCCTGATCGGCGAGAGGCTGTCCGCGGTGCAAGGCATGGGCATCACCCTCGCAATCGCCGGCCTGGTGGCCCTGATGCTGCCCGGCATGGGCGCGCCGCCATTGTTCTACGGGTTCCTGATGATCGTGTCGGGCGTCGCGTGGAGCGTGTATTCGCTGCTCGGGCGCGGCACGAAGCATCCGGCAGCGGCAACCGCCGGCAACTTCATCCGCGCCACGCCGGTGGCGCTAGCGCTGTTCGCCGCGCAGTTGGCGGCGTCGCATACCCGCTTCGACGCGACAGGCGCTGCCTACGCCGTCGCGTCCGGCGCGGTGACGTCGGGCCTGGGATACATCCTCTGGTATGCCGCGCTGAAACAGTTGAGCGTGACGCGCGCCGCCACCGTGCAGCTCAGCGTGCCGGTGCTGGCGGCATTTGGCGGCACGCTGTTTCTGGACGAGCCGTTGACGGGCGTGCTGGTGATCGCGTCGACGCTGGTGCTGGCGGGCGTGGCGCTGGTGATTCGCACCCCCCGCCCGGCATAA
- a CDS encoding GAF domain-containing protein, protein MTAASVLALGPLAAHARKLGLAADREAQWSAISALLEAAFGHKLFTALVHLEAHRLMKRLHTSDESISPLGGFKATGNGPWSRLVLQEGQIYVASNEDDVRTVFSEAPMLIERGLQSAFNIPVRHEGRVIGSLNMLGARHAYDNADHDLAAVIGGLCAPVFIEEMRAAQAAAEAVDRSALDSV, encoded by the coding sequence ATGACGGCGGCATCCGTCCTGGCGCTGGGCCCGCTGGCGGCCCACGCCCGCAAGCTGGGCCTGGCCGCAGATCGCGAGGCGCAGTGGAGCGCGATCTCGGCCTTGCTCGAAGCAGCCTTCGGCCACAAGCTGTTCACCGCGCTCGTACACCTGGAAGCGCACCGCCTGATGAAGCGGCTGCATACGTCCGACGAAAGCATCAGTCCGCTGGGCGGCTTCAAGGCCACCGGCAACGGCCCGTGGTCGCGGCTGGTGCTGCAGGAAGGGCAGATCTACGTGGCCAGCAACGAAGACGACGTGCGCACGGTGTTTTCCGAGGCCCCGATGCTGATCGAACGCGGCCTGCAATCGGCCTTCAACATCCCCGTGCGGCACGAGGGGCGTGTCATCGGCTCGCTCAACATGCTGGGCGCCCGCCATGCGTACGACAACGCCGACCACGACCTGGCCGCCGTGATCGGTGGGTTGTGCGCACCGGTCTTCATCGAAGAAATGCGGGCCGCGCAGGCAGCCGCCGAGGCCGTGGACCGGTCGGCGCTGGATAGCGTGTGA
- a CDS encoding MFS transporter, translated as MYSVSDRLERLPFSSFHFRLLLIGGLGLAFEALDAGIIAFIIPSLRTQWGLTTGQIGWIASSTYVGFLVGALFSGILGDRYGRKKIMMWALLLFCVATFFNAFARNYHEFYILRMIAGIGMGAEGAIIAPYLAEFVSSKYRGRFTGALAGFFSFGFVLSALLGYFIVPMSDDGWRWIMIIASVPVIFLLWWRKSLFESPRWLEHTGQTAEANRICEVIEAEVQQSTGRPLPKPVATRKAAPTPADQQTAMAKLASLFSQQYLGTTVLVWVFWITVLFCYYAFLVWIPSLLVERGFTITKSFSYTILIYLSQIPGYFSAAYFNDRIGRKYTILAYMLLSCLSALGLALASGEHQIIMLSMLLSFGMNGVIAGQYTYTAEIYPTSIRATGMGAASAFARIGSIASPTIVGVAYPVLGFAGVFAMMTAILLVGGLGILFYGKNTRGVVLEEINA; from the coding sequence ATGTATTCCGTATCCGACCGCCTGGAGCGGCTGCCCTTCAGCAGCTTCCACTTCCGGCTGCTGTTGATCGGCGGCCTCGGGCTTGCCTTTGAAGCCCTGGACGCTGGCATCATTGCCTTCATCATCCCCTCGCTGCGCACGCAGTGGGGCCTGACCACCGGCCAGATCGGCTGGATCGCCAGCAGCACCTACGTCGGCTTCCTCGTCGGCGCGCTGTTCTCCGGCATCCTGGGCGACCGCTACGGCCGCAAGAAGATCATGATGTGGGCCCTGCTGCTGTTCTGCGTGGCCACGTTCTTCAACGCGTTCGCGCGCAACTATCACGAGTTCTACATCCTGCGCATGATTGCCGGCATCGGCATGGGCGCCGAAGGCGCCATCATCGCGCCCTACCTGGCCGAGTTCGTCAGCAGCAAGTACCGCGGCCGTTTCACGGGCGCGCTGGCGGGCTTTTTCTCGTTCGGCTTCGTGCTGTCGGCGCTGCTGGGCTACTTCATCGTTCCGATGAGCGATGACGGCTGGCGCTGGATCATGATCATCGCGTCGGTGCCCGTCATCTTCCTGCTGTGGTGGCGCAAGTCGCTGTTCGAATCGCCACGCTGGCTCGAACACACCGGCCAGACCGCCGAAGCCAATCGCATCTGCGAAGTTATCGAAGCCGAAGTGCAGCAGAGCACCGGCCGTCCGCTGCCCAAGCCGGTCGCGACGCGCAAGGCCGCGCCGACGCCCGCCGACCAGCAGACCGCGATGGCCAAGCTGGCGTCGCTGTTCTCCCAGCAATACCTGGGCACGACCGTGCTGGTGTGGGTGTTCTGGATCACCGTGCTGTTCTGCTACTACGCCTTCCTGGTGTGGATCCCCAGCCTGCTGGTGGAACGCGGCTTCACGATCACCAAGAGCTTCTCGTACACCATCCTGATCTATCTGTCGCAGATCCCCGGCTACTTCTCGGCCGCCTACTTCAACGACCGGATCGGACGCAAGTACACCATCCTGGCCTACATGCTGCTGTCGTGCCTGTCCGCGCTGGGCCTTGCCCTGGCCAGCGGCGAGCACCAGATCATCATGCTGAGCATGCTGCTGTCCTTCGGCATGAACGGCGTCATCGCCGGCCAGTACACGTACACCGCCGAAATCTATCCCACGTCGATCCGCGCGACCGGCATGGGCGCGGCCTCGGCCTTCGCCCGCATCGGTTCGATCGCGTCGCCGACCATCGTGGGCGTGGCGTATCCGGTGCTGGGCTTTGCCGGCGTGTTCGCCATGATGACCGCCATCCTGCTGGTCGGCGGGCTGGGCATCCTGTTCTACGGCAAGAACACGCGCGGCGTCGTGCTCGAGGAGATCAACGCATGA
- a CDS encoding amidohydrolase family protein gives MKPVVIKNCRILNTRTLALESAATVLVQDGLITRIGGDEPAPADAQVVDAKGMTLMPGMIDCHVHVVASSFNLGRVAALPNALALLRALPIMQGMLDRGFTSVRDAGGADWALAQAVLDGTIDGPRLFCSGKALSQTGGHGDFRPRNDELDPCPCSVKIGNIGRVVDGVDNCRLAVREEILKGATQIKVMASGGVASPNDPIQNLGFSEAELIAIVEEASNASTYVMAHAYTPRAITRAVRCGVRTIEHGNLVDREAAQVMKEHGAYMVPTLITYEGLANDGERYGLPLDSVKKIATVRTQGLTALEILDDVGVKMGYGSDLLGETHYMQSDELVLRSRVLGNAKVIQQATLIGAEILNQQGLLGEVCEGAYADLLLIDGNPLDDIALLTQPDSIKLIMNRGLLHKNAC, from the coding sequence ATGAAGCCGGTTGTCATCAAGAATTGCAGGATCCTCAATACCCGAACCTTGGCCCTCGAAAGCGCCGCGACCGTGCTGGTCCAGGACGGTCTGATCACCCGGATCGGCGGCGATGAGCCCGCCCCGGCGGATGCGCAGGTGGTGGATGCCAAGGGCATGACCTTGATGCCCGGCATGATCGACTGCCACGTGCACGTGGTGGCGTCGTCGTTCAACCTGGGCCGCGTCGCGGCCCTGCCCAACGCCCTGGCGCTGCTGCGCGCGCTGCCCATCATGCAGGGCATGCTGGACCGCGGCTTCACGTCGGTGCGCGACGCGGGCGGCGCGGATTGGGCGCTGGCCCAGGCCGTGCTGGACGGCACCATCGACGGCCCGCGCCTCTTCTGCTCGGGCAAGGCCCTGTCCCAGACGGGCGGCCATGGCGACTTCCGCCCGCGCAACGACGAGCTCGACCCGTGCCCCTGCTCGGTCAAGATCGGCAACATCGGCCGCGTGGTCGACGGCGTGGACAATTGCCGTCTGGCTGTGCGCGAGGAAATCCTCAAGGGCGCCACGCAGATCAAGGTCATGGCGTCCGGCGGCGTGGCTTCGCCCAATGATCCGATCCAGAACCTGGGCTTCTCCGAGGCCGAGCTGATCGCCATCGTGGAAGAAGCCAGCAACGCCAGCACCTACGTCATGGCCCATGCCTATACGCCGCGCGCCATCACGCGCGCCGTGCGTTGCGGCGTGCGCACCATCGAGCACGGCAACCTGGTCGACCGCGAGGCCGCGCAGGTGATGAAGGAACACGGCGCCTATATGGTGCCCACGCTGATCACCTACGAAGGCCTGGCCAACGACGGCGAGCGCTATGGCCTGCCGCTGGACTCGGTGAAAAAGATCGCCACCGTGCGCACGCAGGGCCTGACCGCGCTGGAGATCCTGGACGACGTCGGCGTGAAGATGGGCTACGGCAGCGACCTGCTGGGCGAAACCCACTACATGCAGTCCGACGAACTGGTGCTGCGCAGCCGCGTGCTGGGCAACGCCAAGGTCATCCAGCAGGCGACCCTGATCGGCGCCGAGATCCTCAACCAGCAGGGCCTCTTGGGCGAAGTGTGCGAAGGCGCCTACGCCGACCTGCTGCTGATCGACGGCAATCCGCTGGATGACATCGCGCTGCTCACCCAACCCGATTCGATCAAGCTGATCATGAATCGCGGCCTGCTGCACAAGAACGCCTGCTGA
- a CDS encoding LysR substrate-binding domain-containing protein yields the protein MNAFSAAARHLSFSKAGKELFVTQSAISRHIATLESYLGHALFIRGTNGLQLTRMGATYLSLIRPALHTLESATSQVMATQQSAKSLNVSAAPTFAAQWLFPRLKTFREVNPDISINFVRYSVADYKSTELDFDASIQYGYGDWHDGDAKYLTGRETRLVCSREYLEQHPIGSLEDIKQCTLLQHIEIPLSWEYWFSTYLGDYDRARFGPGFNLFSMIIQAASSGFGVALMPHCLIEKELATGQLVDIFDRTFESPLGYYLCAPNWRSNMESYERLSQWLAHECFHGPEASATTSVKACATDCPYCATSGPHN from the coding sequence TTGAATGCGTTCTCCGCGGCGGCGCGGCATCTGTCGTTCTCGAAGGCCGGGAAAGAGCTGTTCGTCACGCAAAGCGCCATCAGCCGGCACATCGCCACGCTGGAAAGCTATCTGGGGCATGCGCTGTTCATCCGGGGCACCAACGGGCTGCAATTGACGCGCATGGGCGCCACATACCTCAGCCTGATCCGCCCGGCCCTGCATACGCTGGAAAGCGCCACGTCGCAGGTCATGGCGACGCAGCAGTCGGCAAAATCCCTGAACGTATCGGCGGCGCCCACCTTCGCCGCGCAGTGGCTGTTTCCGCGCCTGAAGACCTTCCGCGAGGTCAACCCGGATATCTCGATCAACTTCGTGCGGTATAGCGTCGCCGATTACAAAAGCACCGAACTCGATTTCGATGCGTCGATCCAGTACGGATACGGCGACTGGCATGACGGCGACGCCAAGTACCTGACGGGGCGGGAAACGCGCCTGGTCTGCTCTAGGGAATATCTGGAACAGCATCCCATCGGCAGCCTCGAAGACATCAAGCAATGCACGCTGCTGCAGCACATCGAAATTCCGCTGTCATGGGAATACTGGTTTTCGACGTACCTGGGCGATTATGACCGGGCGCGCTTCGGCCCCGGCTTCAATCTGTTTTCGATGATTATCCAGGCGGCATCGTCCGGCTTTGGCGTGGCGCTGATGCCGCACTGCCTGATCGAAAAGGAACTGGCCACCGGACAACTGGTGGACATATTCGATCGCACCTTTGAAAGCCCGCTTGGCTATTATCTGTGCGCCCCGAACTGGCGCAGCAACATGGAAAGCTACGAGCGCCTGAGCCAATGGCTGGCGCACGAGTGCTTTCATGGCCCGGAAGCCAGCGCCACGACGTCAGTCAAGGCGTGCGCCACCGATTGCCCGTATTGCGCCACGTCCGGCCCTCACAACTAG
- a CDS encoding D-2-hydroxyacid dehydrogenase yields the protein MSRAGLVPLRILMSEQALGRIGHAIAHALGRRAFEPVVAAQTRGHEPRDVDVAFISRDVTGLSTKHRVLEPLEAFYGSLRQSPRLAWVHVHSAGADRPIFGELKERGVRVTTSSGANARVVAQTALAGILALAREFPTLFEAQRARTWTPLIGSLMPRDLAGQTAVIVGWGPIGRELATYLQMLGLTVIAVRSTAEPAADGVETHAFEDLAQIAGRADWLVLACPLSDRTRGLLNAHVLSRMAPHARLVNVARGEVVDEPDLIDALRAKTLAGAYLDVFAHEPLDDASPLWDLPNVIVTPHSAGHSDGNEARVDRIFLDYLREWRL from the coding sequence CGCTGGGACGGCGAGCCTTCGAACCCGTCGTCGCGGCGCAGACGCGCGGCCATGAGCCCCGTGATGTGGACGTCGCGTTCATCTCACGCGACGTGACGGGGCTGTCGACCAAGCATCGCGTGCTCGAACCGCTGGAGGCCTTCTACGGGTCGTTGCGCCAGTCCCCGCGGCTGGCGTGGGTGCATGTCCATTCGGCGGGCGCCGACCGGCCCATCTTTGGCGAGCTCAAGGAACGGGGCGTGCGCGTGACCACCTCGTCGGGCGCCAATGCGCGGGTCGTGGCGCAGACCGCGCTGGCCGGCATCCTGGCGCTGGCGCGCGAGTTTCCGACCCTGTTCGAGGCGCAGCGCGCGCGGACCTGGACGCCCTTGATCGGCAGCCTGATGCCGCGCGACCTGGCGGGGCAGACCGCCGTGATCGTGGGCTGGGGACCGATAGGCCGCGAGCTGGCGACCTATCTCCAGATGCTGGGCCTGACGGTCATTGCCGTGCGCAGCACCGCAGAGCCCGCGGCGGACGGCGTGGAAACCCACGCCTTCGAAGACCTGGCCCAGATCGCCGGCCGCGCGGACTGGCTGGTGCTGGCCTGCCCGCTCAGCGACCGCACGCGCGGCCTGCTGAATGCCCATGTGCTGTCGCGCATGGCGCCGCATGCCAGGCTGGTCAATGTGGCGCGCGGCGAGGTTGTCGACGAGCCCGATCTGATCGACGCCTTGCGCGCCAAGACCCTGGCCGGCGCCTACCTGGACGTCTTCGCGCACGAACCGCTGGATGACGCGTCGCCGCTGTGGGACCTGCCGAACGTCATCGTCACCCCGCATTCCGCCGGCCATTCGGACGGCAACGAAGCGCGCGTGGATCGCATCTTTCTGGATTACCTGCGCGAGTGGCGGCTGTAA